CTATTGGAGGGATTACGATGCTTGGGAAAAAAAGAAAGCTAGGGAAAAAGGTGCAGAACCTGAAAGTGGGCGACTCCTTTACTTCATCCTTTACGATCGAAGATAAAGAACTTTTAATGTACTTAGGGCTGACAGATGATGCCAACCCTCTTTATATTCAGCATGATTATGCCTCAGAGACCCCTTATCAGCGTCCGATTGTACCGACTGTCATGATTTTTGGAAAAATCTCTTCGATGATTTCCATGCATTTGCCTGGTCCTGGAAGCCACATTATTAGACAGGAACTCAGCTATGATAAAGCGGTATACCATTACAGTGAAGTTAAGATTTCGGCTGAAGTCAGTCTCATTCATAAAAAAGATCATATCGTAGAGTTGGCAGTCCACGGATATGATGAAGAAGGAGACAAAATCGTAGAAGGGAAAATATGGGTGCGTCCTCCATATGAACCTAAATCATTAAACGCCACTTCATTAGAGAATTTTTATTGAGGCTGATCGTATTCAGTCTCTTTTTTGTGGAAAGATAACTCTAATAAATGTAATGATTATGTAAAGATTGCAAAGATTTGTGTCAAACTGTAAACTTCGTTGTATGATGAAAGTGTATCATACTTTGTCCGCTGAGGTGATTATCGTGAAGCAGAGAATTTTAATAGTAGATGATGAAGAATCCATCGTAACGCTCCTGCAATACAACATAGAGCAGGCCGGGTATGAAACAGACGTGGCTTTCAATGGGAAAGAAGCACTTGAGAAAGCTTCATCCACGACTTTTGATTTAATTGTACTCGACGTCATGCTGCCGGAAATGGATGGAATGGACGTGTGCAAAGAGCTTCGTCAAAAGCAGGTCCAGACGCCGATATTAATGCTGACGGCCAAAGATGACGAGTTTGATAAAGTGCTTGGACTTGAGCTCGGTGCGGATGATTACTTAACAAAACCGTTCAGCCCAAGAGAAGTGCTGGCAAGAATTAAGGCGATTTTACGCCGAATGGTTCGTGAACCTTCCGAAGAGGATTCCTCTCCTAGCATTAAAGTAGCAGACCTTATGATATA
This window of the Halobacillus sp. Marseille-Q1614 genome carries:
- a CDS encoding MaoC/PaaZ C-terminal domain-containing protein, translating into MLGKKRKLGKKVQNLKVGDSFTSSFTIEDKELLMYLGLTDDANPLYIQHDYASETPYQRPIVPTVMIFGKISSMISMHLPGPGSHIIRQELSYDKAVYHYSEVKISAEVSLIHKKDHIVELAVHGYDEEGDKIVEGKIWVRPPYEPKSLNATSLENFY
- a CDS encoding response regulator transcription factor; the protein is MKQRILIVDDEESIVTLLQYNIEQAGYETDVAFNGKEALEKASSTTFDLIVLDVMLPEMDGMDVCKELRQKQVQTPILMLTAKDDEFDKVLGLELGADDYLTKPFSPREVLARIKAILRRMVREPSEEDSSPSIKVADLMIYPEQYEATINGEPLTFTPKEFELLYYLGQNLGRVLSRDQLLSAVWNYDFAGDTRIVDVHVSHLREKIEPDTKKPVYIKTIRGLGYKMEVPK